From the Capra hircus breed San Clemente chromosome 14, ASM170441v1, whole genome shotgun sequence genome, the window TGCCGGGTCATCATGGCCAAAGGAAGATGTGAAGACTTCTGGCACTGCAGAAGTCAATAATCTGGGGCATCTGTGTTCTCTGGCTTCGGCTCCTCTCATTAAGACTGAAGGGCAGTGCTTTTCAGAGCCTATGAAACTTGCAGAAACACGCTCTGTGAGTACACATTTTATGTTTTGTAATCATTGCCTAAGTGACAGGCAGAATTGAATCAAAAAGGTTAAACAAGGTACACTTTTAATCTTCTGGACCCCTTTCATGTGCATTTTGGAATCAAAGTTGATTTGGGGTGAAAGGACCTTCTAGCAGGAACACGGAAAAATTTACACAATAGTTTAGGCTTCTGCAGAGTGCTGCATGGTTGGCAAAGCACTTCCTCCTTTTCAGCTCCTTTGACGCTCATGGCTGACCTGAGAGGGAGCTACTGCTGGATGCGTTGGGGGATGGCTTTGATCTTTATGCACCAGGCATGTTCACACCTTTTAACAACCCAAGACGGTACGCTTCTCCTGTCTCatctttgcaaatgaggaaaccatGGTTTGGAGAGAGTCCTTTGTTGTGAGTGGAAAGACAAGTCTTATTCCACCTCCCAGCAGTATTCAACCCCGTTGAAACAGTATTTTTCAATTGGCTTTATggatacatgctgctgctaagttgcttcagtagtttccgactctgtgctaccccatagatggtagccaccaggctcccctgtccctgggattctccaggcaaaaacactggaatgggttgccatttccttctccaatgcatgaaagtgaaaagtgaaagtgaagtcgctcagtcatgtcagactcttagcgaccccatggactgcagcccaccagactcctccgtccatgggattttccaggcaagagtactggagtggggtgccactgccttctcctaaattattcctgctgctgctgctgctgctaagtcacttcagtcgcgtccaactctgtgcaaccccatagacggcagcccatcaggctccaccgtccctgggattctccaggcaagaacactggagtgggttgccagttccttctccaatgcatgaaagtgaaaagtaaaagtgaagttgctcagttgtgtccggctcttagcaacaccatggactgtagcccaccaggctcctccatcgatgggattttccaggcaagagtactggagtgggttgccattgccttctccatatggaTACATAATCTGTTGGTTCTTCTTTTGCTCAATGGGCACTTTCATGTTTCCTTTGCTGGATCTTTTTTTCATCTCAAAATGTTGGGGTAACTCAGGATATGGTCCTCAGATCTTTGTACTCTTATCTACACTCTCCTTCCAGATACATTCATTCAGGTCCTTGGTTTTAATTACCACCTGGACAATGGTGGTCTGTATTTCACTGCTCCAGCCTGCCAACCGGCCAGTCAACACTGCCACTAGTGTTTCAACAAAATTGAGACTTAATTTACTCTAAACTACACCCCTAAACTACTCTAAACTACAGCCAAATTTGCTCCTCCTGGTTTCCCCAGATCAGTAAACAGCACCACCATCCTTTCCCTTAGCAAGACCATGATGaagtaaaatttgtattttatggcaagaaaaggaaacaattaaATTTTGAATTCTGTTGGGCCTCCGCCTTCTCTCCCTGATGTACAGTGTGTACCTGCATTGCATATTCACCACTGCTCCTCAGTCAGGAGGGCCTGCTCAACTGTGAagatcaactttttttttcccctttcttttgatGCTAGCAATTGGAACTTCTTCTAAGAACACTGTGCTTTCTCAGCTCTTTAGGGGGTCGTGTGACTTGCTTTGCACGTGCTTACCTGGGCTGTATATCCTTGGTGAACTCTATGTAAAACATCAGTATGTCATTTTGATGTACAATCCTCTGTCTTGAAAATGTACCTACTATGCCTTTGACTTCTAAAAGGTATTAAGGgctctcagagctttctgagaatcTGCTTCTCGGTTATAATCCTCTGGcttgaataaaatcttttttcttcttgataGTTAATTGAATTTTCAGAGATTACCTGTTGGCTCTATCTTCAAATTAGGTCCCCCAAATCTACTATAATCTACCATTTCCACCACCTCTCTCCATCCTTTTAACAGCTTCTTACCTGCACACTCTGTCTGCTTCCATTCTCACTCCTCTATGGCCTATTCACATATGGCCACCTGAATATTCCTTGCAAAACTTAAGTGGGGCCTCCCAActcttctggaaagaattccatgATTTACAAGACTCTATCTGATCTAGCCCGTGGCTATTTCCTACCATTCCTAACTCACGACACCTTCAGTCACACTAGCATCCAACTCCTCACTTGCAATCATCTTCAACTCTACAGTCTTTATCCTTGCGACTCCTCTCTGGTCTATTCACGTTCAGAAGTCAGAGGCATCTTTCTGAAACTTAAGGCACATCCCATCATCCCCCTGATACCTTTCAAGCACTTCCCATTTTTCTTAGAGTATAATCCAACAGGACCTAGCCCCTGGCTACCTCTCGGACTTCACCTAGGACACCTGCCCACAGAGCGGTCATTTTGCGCTTCTTAGAAGTGTCCTCCCTCAGGGCCTTTGCCTTGCGGCTCCTTTTCCCGGCAGAGAGCCTTCTAATGAGTAGGGTAGTTTTCTCTCCTCACTGCCCAGCCTTCTTCATTTTTGCCCGGGTTTCTCTCTTCCCACGCTGTTTTCCTTCACGGAACTCCTCAGCGTCCTAAGGCCGAACCCTCACCAACTGCCGCCCCCACCGCACCGGAGCCTCAGGTCACGTTTCCGCTCCGCGCGCACAGCCGCTGGGGGAGCGCGGCATCACGGGATTTGTAgtccgcccccgccgccgccgcaccACCCAACACTACAACTCCCACGGGGCAGTGGGACGTCGCTCTCCCACACCGACCGTGTAGGCCGGCCACCTTGCGGCTGGTAggggctgccgccgccgccgcggggcTGGGGCGCAGAGATGGCGGACGTGGTCGTGGGCAAGGATAAGTGCGGGGAGCAGCGGTTGGTGTCGCTGCCCCTGTCCCGCATCCGGGTCATCATGAAGAGCTCCCCTGAAGTGTCCAGCATCAACCAGGAGGCGCTGGTGCTCACCGCCAAGGCCACGGTGAGGCGGGCCGCGCGGGGAGGAGTCGAGGAGAGGGGGACCGCGGTGGGGGCCGCCCGAAACCatcgcgccccgccccgcccgccgggccctGCGCGCTGCCGTGTCTACTTCGGGCCCCTGCCCTGCCACCCCTTTTCTTTTGAGGGCCGCCTTACGCCCCTCTTGTATCGTGCGCGCACCAGCTCCCGCGCGCGCCCTTCGCCCCGCCCCCCGATGCTGCTCCCGCCCTCCTCCGCGCGTCCACCCGCCCGCTTTTTCCGCTCCCGCCCTCCTTCGCGCGCCTGGCCGCCCGCTCTTTCCGCTCCCGCCCTCCTTCGCGCCCTCGTCGCCACGCCCACCCCGTTCCCGCCGTCCCTCGCGCGGGGGAGGTCTGGGGTGCGCGCGTAGGCGACTTTTGATGTCTCCTCCTCCAGCGTCACTGTGCCAGGGGCCCCACAGCCCCTCCTTTCGTCGCTTCCGGTCTTTTAAGTGGCTTTGGGCCCCAGCTCCTTAAACGGTTCAGGGAGAGGGCCCGCGGCTTCCTCAGGAGGTGCGGCCGGGCTTGGCCGCTTGCCCACGCTGTCCCGAGTCCCCTGGGCCAGTTGTACAGTGCgcgagtcgtgtccgactcttggcgactgcGTGGGCTGCGGGACCCCCGCCTTCACTATCCCCCGTAGtttcgttgagtcggtgatgccatccagccgtctcgtcctctgtcgtccccttctgccttcagtctttcccaatatcaagGTCTTTTGTAATAGAGTCGGCTCTTCGTCTCAGGTGACGAAGTATGATGGAGTACTCAGGTGATGGAGTACTCagctccaaagtattggagcttcatctttagcatcagtccttccagtgaatattcagggtcgattccTTTAGGTTCGACTGGTTAGACCTTCTTGCTGTACagtaagggactctgaagagtcttctctaacaccacagttggaaagcatcaattcttcgaagctcagctttcttgatggtacaactctcacatccatacatgactagtggaaaaaccatagctttgactatagggaccctGGGCCAGAATTGAAGTTTTAGGCCCAAATAATTGTCTCTCGATTTGGTCTAGGTAGGCCAGAACCTTCCTGTTCTTCAGGTTTCTGCTTCAGTCTTTAACTTTCTGCTTTCAGTCTTCCTTGGAATCCATTTTCCAGCCCTGTTAGTTGGGTAGACAGTGTCCCAAGGGTATGTTGGTCAAAGCTGGAGCTAAAGGAAGTAGAAAATTGGGTAGTTTGGGGATATTTGTACCATTTCATTCTGTAGATATTAAGGAGTTAAGAGTTTCGCAGTTACTTCTTTAATCCCATACTAACTCAATTAGAtggctttaaaataaaacagagaggCTCATTTCAGGTGGTTGCCTTAGGGAAGGTATCTGGGTAGAACAGGAAATTGATCATTTTTTACCTTCAGGTTGTTGACTTAGGGTTGTAGGGGGACCACCCTACACAGTGTACATTGAATACACAATGTGTGTTCCTGAGTGCAGAGAATTTTTGGACGGTCTCTCGCCCCTCTTTAACTGTAGAGGTTGGGCATTAAACAGTTATGATttattatgattatatatttttcataagttagaaatctaaaataaacttttaggAAATCCCTGTTTTCCTGCCAACTTCAATTCAGCCTTACTCTCTTCCTGACCTcatatttctcctttctccttttatttctataatttgaTGAACCAGGATAATCTGCAATCATCTAAACTTAATGTAATTAAAAAGTGAGGTCTGTGGTAGGTTTTCAAAGCACACCgttcattttactttttcattttgttttaggaACTCTTTGTTCAATATCTCGCCACCTATTCCTACAGACATGgcagtggaaaagaaaagaaagccctcACCTATAGTGACTTATCAAATACTGCGGAGGGGTCGGAAACTTTTCAGTTTCTTGCAGGTACTTCACTTTTGAAACATTCTGGTTAAAAAATAGTAATTACAGCTTTTCCTCCACTCATTTTCTGCTTTCACTGAAATAGACATTTTGGTGCTTTCTCCAGGTGTCACAGTTTACCTGGCACAGGACCAGAGGTTTAGTCTATTTGAGTATGTTTGTAATGCGGTTTACCTAGAGCACGAATTAAGTTGGCAGCCTGCAAAGGGTGTCTGGGCAAGCCGGGCAGGCCCACCCCTCAGACTCCTCCTTACTTGAATGGGGAAACTGAAACTCATCATTGTTGTCGTGGAACAAGCTGTGTGCACCACAGCTAAAAAGAGCTTAAGGTGATCCTCGGGGCCAGCGCTGTGTCAGGTGGGTTGGACAGGGTTGCTTCCAGTAGTTACCAGCACAGAGAAGAGCATAGTTTGCAATCAGTGAAATAGAAACAGGTATTTAAAACTAGTCAGGAGGCAGCGCTAGTTTCCTGCTATTTCACCCCAGAAATGTAGGCTGAAATTTGTCTCATCTTGGAACCTGTTTTAGAGGTCGTAGCAGGGACTAGCACGTTTTGAAATTTGCATTGCTGATGTTAGCTTTATGTTTTTAAGATATATTACCAAAGAAGATTTTAGCTAGTAAATATCTGAAAATGcttaaagagaagagagaagaggaggaggaggagaataaCAACGATGAGAGTGAGGACGATGAAGCGGAATCCTGACCCCAAAGATCAGCCTGGTGAGGACCCTCCTGGAGTAGCACCTTGGCTGTGAAGCACGTGTTAGCCTGTCCACCCTTCAGAGACTTCACGTACATTATGTTCTTCCCTGGCTGAGACCGGGCATAATGCACCTCTGCCATAAATAGCCACCAGGAAAGGAACCCAGACAGCAGCCTCTCTTCCCCAAGCCCACACTGCTGCTGGAGTGGGAGGGGACTGCGAACAGGCTGCGTACCAGAAGGCACAGCCCGTCTGCAGCGCTGAGCTCCAGAGGCAGAGGGACTCTGCTTAACTTTCTAGTTTGAAGATAGATTTTCAAGAACTTGTAAAATACCAGTTGTGTAGACTCACAtatgtatattttgaaattagttCTTGTAAACAGCTAGATCCTGTTTTAGCTAAATATGTAGTCTGTAGGTAGGATTTTTGTATTTCAAGACAATCTGGCTTTGTATTCATCCCaatactgcatttttttaaactgtaaaataaatttttcttttttattaaaagctgtattttttttacattttatttttaactggagattactttacagtattgtgatggtttctgccatacatcaagatgaatcaggtatacatatgttccctccctcttaaacctccctccctatcccacctaGAGGTTATCCCAGAACGCCAGCTTTGGAtttcctgtgtcatacagcaaattctcgctggctatttattttacatatggtaatatatgtttcagtgctgctctctcaaatcatcccaccttctccctcctccgctgtgtccaaaagtctcttGTGTATGTCTGCGTCTCCGTTGGTGCCCTGTAGATaggttcttcagtaccatctttctagattccttatatatgcgttaatgtacaatatttatctttctctttctgac encodes:
- the CHRAC1 gene encoding chromatin accessibility complex protein 1, producing MADVVVGKDKCGEQRLVSLPLSRIRVIMKSSPEVSSINQEALVLTAKATELFVQYLATYSYRHGSGKEKKALTYSDLSNTAEGSETFQFLADILPKKILASKYLKMLKEKREEEEEENNNDESEDDEAES